The Toxotes jaculatrix isolate fToxJac2 chromosome 14, fToxJac2.pri, whole genome shotgun sequence genome window below encodes:
- the tmie gene encoding transmembrane inner ear expressed protein translates to MVGDQPVCPPQLLLRGWGAVLLSQCLSSVFSQIPDPELLPTDPPKKPDPVTSETVVFWGLRLWQVIGIFAVFVLAVVITLCCIFKCRIPRTKKEIEARHAQRQAAKKYANTLETVPPLNELTEIPGSAKAEEKEEVTTVSGKVDADKGEKKTKEGKKEGKGAKDGKGDEKDASAKKKGEKGEKGASKTENDEGKGKKSGEKGDKGEKGEKGGKGGAKGGAKKAQK, encoded by the exons ATGGTTGGGGATCAGCCTGTATGTCCACCTCAGCTCCTACTGCGGGGCTGGGGAGCAGTGCTGCTGTCTCAGTGCTTGTCCTCCGTGTTCTCCCAGATCCCGGATCCTGAG ctttTACCAACAGATCCCCCAAAGAAGCCAGACCCTGTGACCTCAGAGACTGTTGTTTTCTGGGGGCTGCGGTTATGGCAGGTCATTGGCATctttgcagtgtttgttttggcagTTG TTATCACTCTGTGTTGTATATTCAAATGTCGAATCCCAAGAACGAAAAAGGAAATAGAGGCACGGCACGCACAACGACAGGCCGCCAAGAAATATGCCAACACATTAGAGACAGTGCCACCGCTGAATGAGCTGACTGAGATCCCAGGAT CtgcaaaagcagaagaaaaggaggaggtgaCAACAGTCTCTGGGAAAGTGGATGCTgataaaggagagaagaagaccaaggagggaaagaaggagggcAAGGGTGCCAAAGATGGGAAAGGAGATGAAAAGGATGCATCAGCAAAGAAGAAGGGTGAAAAAGGTGAAAAGGGAGCATCCAAGACAGAAAACGATGAAGGAAAAGGGAAGAAATCTGGAGAGAAGGGAGacaaaggggaaaaaggagagaaaggaggcaaAGGAGGGGCTAAAGGGGGAGCCAAGAAAGCTCAAAAATGA